In the Candidatus Cloacimonas acidaminovorans str. Evry genome, one interval contains:
- a CDS encoding RluA family pseudouridine synthase — MKDKLKVIYTLQEMQRLDKFLAELKIQELYSRTFIEHLIEEDRILVNLTPVKKSYLLKEGDEVIINLPEPEPMNVLPQDIPLDVVYEDEYLAIINKKAGMIVHPGFGNPEGTLVNAILYRFGENLSSGKEFNRPGIVHRLDRGTSGLIIIAKNDLTHAKLSDMFARREIKKTYFAITTGIPEPEKGEIETYLARSNKNPRTICVTNEGRYALTHYKTIKTWHYFALVEINPATGRMHQIRVHFAHIRYPILGDLLYNSRRYVQSLVPQNMKKKVTELLVNHLRRQALHSWKLEFFHPITGYPISVSAPIPDDIQYTLNWLDNNFSIDTDTSDANLILNEEINND, encoded by the coding sequence ATGAAAGATAAACTGAAAGTAATCTATACTTTACAGGAAATGCAACGCTTGGATAAGTTTCTGGCGGAATTGAAGATACAGGAACTTTATTCCCGCACTTTTATTGAACACCTCATAGAAGAAGACCGCATTTTGGTTAATCTTACTCCCGTAAAAAAAAGCTATCTTCTTAAGGAAGGCGATGAAGTTATTATCAATCTTCCCGAGCCAGAACCGATGAATGTTTTGCCTCAGGATATACCTTTGGATGTGGTTTATGAAGATGAATACCTCGCTATTATCAATAAAAAAGCAGGAATGATTGTGCATCCAGGTTTTGGAAATCCCGAAGGAACTTTGGTGAATGCCATTCTTTATCGCTTTGGAGAAAACCTTTCCAGCGGAAAAGAATTTAACCGTCCAGGAATTGTTCATCGCTTGGATAGAGGCACTTCGGGACTGATTATAATAGCTAAAAATGATCTTACCCATGCAAAGCTTTCCGATATGTTTGCCAGAAGAGAGATTAAAAAGACCTATTTTGCTATTACTACAGGGATTCCCGAGCCCGAAAAAGGAGAAATAGAGACCTATCTTGCACGCAGTAATAAAAATCCCAGAACTATCTGCGTTACCAATGAAGGACGCTATGCACTTACTCATTATAAAACAATAAAAACCTGGCACTATTTTGCCCTGGTAGAAATAAATCCGGCAACAGGAAGAATGCATCAGATTAGAGTGCATTTTGCCCATATCCGTTATCCTATTTTAGGGGACTTATTATATAATAGCAGACGCTATGTGCAATCCCTGGTGCCGCAAAATATGAAAAAAAAGGTTACCGAATTGCTGGTGAACCATTTACGCAGACAAGCATTACATTCCTGGAAACTGGAATTTTTTCATCCCATAACTGGTTATCCTATATCTGTTTCAGCTCCCATACCTGATGATATACAATATACTTTGAACTGGCTGGATAATAATTTTAGTATTGACACAGATACCAGTGATGCCAACCTGATTTTGAATGAGGAAATAAATAATGACTAA
- a CDS encoding potassium channel family protein has translation MARYAVIGLGRFGMTVAKILAENGMEVIAIDKDQDLVNEISSIVTSAVCMDSTDEAALRSQNLNEADAVIIGIGSNIEECILTAAILKKIGVGIIYAKIESELHGRILKMLGVQHTLLPEEIVGNQLAKTLISRNVLDYINLSSGHIVVEMVAPKEFVGKPLQELALPAKRGVNVIAIKYNYLSVTEDGQNVIEKRLNDMPGANDIINEGDVLILLGPKGNIDKLIYETAVNKD, from the coding sequence ATGGCAAGATATGCAGTAATTGGATTAGGCCGTTTCGGAATGACTGTTGCCAAAATCTTGGCAGAAAACGGTATGGAAGTAATTGCCATTGATAAAGATCAGGATTTGGTAAATGAAATCAGTTCTATAGTTACTTCTGCCGTCTGTATGGATAGTACCGATGAAGCAGCTTTAAGATCGCAAAATCTGAATGAAGCGGATGCCGTTATTATTGGAATTGGAAGCAATATTGAAGAATGCATTCTCACTGCTGCAATCCTGAAAAAAATAGGCGTAGGAATTATCTATGCCAAAATTGAATCGGAACTTCATGGCAGAATTCTGAAAATGCTGGGAGTTCAACATACTTTATTGCCGGAAGAAATAGTTGGCAACCAGCTGGCTAAAACCTTGATTTCTCGTAATGTTTTGGACTATATCAATCTCTCCAGCGGTCATATTGTAGTGGAAATGGTTGCTCCTAAAGAATTTGTAGGTAAGCCGTTACAGGAACTTGCCCTTCCTGCAAAACGCGGGGTAAATGTTATAGCTATCAAATACAACTATCTCTCTGTTACGGAAGACGGTCAAAATGTAATAGAAAAACGGCTGAATGATATGCCTGGAGCCAATGATATTATAAACGAAGGCGATGTTTTAATTTTACTGGGACCAAAAGGCAATATAGATAAACTGATCTATGAAACAGCCGTTAATAAGGATTAA
- a CDS encoding TrkH family potassium uptake protein: protein MPAEKKSGTFKHIELIAYILAFWSFFVLFLEPIFEYYTSSYPTIEFITALANLVLLVLTILSRVLSREVKENKTVVYFDLVMLILGSLLLTYQAKFVIFFLLIRQTWFIVQFILFRAFEGKIYKLLMRNPPVSLMVSFASVILIGTILLMLPASSTEGYITNFVDALFTATSATCVTGLTVLDTGTYYSLFGQIVILLLIQVGGLGIMTISTAFALMLGQRISLNVANLMHKVVGETPVIDVLKLLRSTVLVTLIIEITGALFLFTAFAKLMPAGQAIYYSLFHSISAFCNAGFSLWSNNLAGFVESPLVNFSITFLIILGGLGFAVLIDIYHYFFSSRRVRKLALHSKIVLSTTAILIVTGFLGLYISEYNSSMKGFSVAGRVLSSWFQSVTARTAGFNTINIGLYSSASVLLTVLLMFIGASPGSTGGGIKTTTFSTLMLSVLSMLTGKSDLVVFKRKIPLANAREATTLATLALVIILTIIFILMLIEPFPFEKILFEAFSAFGTVGLSMGITSQLSYAGKLLITLLMYIGRIGPLTLVYAISIRKRQPHISYAEERISIG, encoded by the coding sequence ATGCCCGCAGAGAAGAAATCAGGAACTTTTAAACACATTGAACTAATTGCCTATATACTGGCTTTCTGGAGTTTTTTCGTTCTTTTTCTGGAGCCCATATTTGAATATTACACCAGTTCCTATCCGACTATTGAGTTTATAACTGCTCTGGCAAATTTAGTTCTATTAGTGCTTACGATTCTTTCCAGGGTGCTTTCCCGGGAGGTAAAAGAAAACAAAACGGTTGTCTATTTTGATTTGGTGATGTTGATTTTGGGTTCATTACTGCTCACCTATCAGGCAAAGTTTGTAATCTTTTTCCTTTTAATCCGGCAGACCTGGTTTATCGTTCAGTTCATTTTATTCAGAGCTTTTGAGGGTAAAATATACAAATTGCTGATGAGGAATCCTCCTGTTTCTTTGATGGTCAGTTTTGCAAGTGTTATTTTAATTGGAACAATTTTGCTGATGTTACCTGCTTCATCTACTGAGGGTTATATTACAAACTTTGTAGATGCTTTGTTTACAGCCACATCTGCCACTTGTGTTACGGGCTTGACAGTTTTAGATACTGGAACTTATTATTCTTTGTTTGGTCAAATCGTAATCTTACTCTTAATTCAAGTTGGCGGTTTAGGAATTATGACTATATCTACTGCCTTTGCTTTAATGCTGGGGCAAAGAATTTCTTTAAATGTGGCAAACTTGATGCATAAGGTTGTAGGTGAGACCCCTGTAATTGATGTTCTTAAATTACTTAGAAGTACCGTGTTGGTTACTTTGATAATAGAAATAACAGGTGCCTTATTTCTTTTTACCGCTTTTGCTAAACTAATGCCTGCGGGTCAAGCGATATATTATTCTTTGTTTCATTCTATATCGGCTTTTTGTAATGCTGGTTTTTCTTTATGGAGTAATAATCTTGCTGGTTTTGTAGAGTCCCCTCTGGTAAATTTTAGTATTACTTTTCTGATTATTTTAGGCGGATTGGGTTTTGCCGTCCTGATAGATATTTATCATTATTTCTTTTCTTCCAGGAGGGTTCGTAAGTTAGCTTTGCATTCCAAAATTGTTCTTTCCACTACAGCTATATTGATAGTTACAGGGTTTTTGGGGCTTTATATAAGTGAATATAACAGTTCAATGAAAGGTTTTTCGGTTGCCGGGAGGGTTTTAAGCTCCTGGTTTCAATCCGTAACTGCAAGGACAGCTGGCTTTAACACGATTAATATTGGTTTATACAGTTCCGCGTCTGTATTGTTAACTGTTTTATTGATGTTTATTGGCGCTTCTCCAGGTTCTACAGGAGGAGGAATAAAGACCACAACTTTTTCCACTTTAATGCTTTCTGTGCTTTCTATGCTCACCGGAAAAAGTGATCTGGTAGTTTTCAAGCGCAAAATACCTCTTGCTAATGCCAGAGAAGCGACAACTTTGGCAACATTAGCTTTGGTGATTATTTTAACGATTATTTTTATTCTGATGCTCATTGAGCCATTTCCTTTTGAGAAAATACTTTTTGAGGCATTTTCCGCTTTTGGAACAGTTGGCTTAAGTATGGGCATAACATCACAGTTATCTTATGCGGGTAAACTGCTGATAACTTTACTAATGTATATTGGAAGAATCGGACCTCTAACTCTGGTATATGCCATTTCTATTCGCAAAAGACAACCCCATATATCTTATGCGGAAGAAAGAATTTCCATCGGTTAG
- a CDS encoding adenylate kinase family protein, whose product MLDVIVFLGIQGSGKGTQAELLAERTGFQHINIGDLFREEVHKQTELGKKVQAIIAKGELVQDELVFEIVNASLTADCAGVVFDGFPRTLAQAEYLLKNYNVRRVYYLELNEEEAIARIEARRLCSSCGETYNILSKKPKQEGICDKCGSPLVQRTDDSGEAIRERVKAFYEQTFALKEYFAEKGLLKEISARKSIEEIQQEIINDLKTR is encoded by the coding sequence ATGTTAGATGTAATCGTCTTTTTGGGAATCCAGGGAAGTGGAAAAGGAACTCAAGCGGAACTTTTGGCAGAAAGAACCGGATTTCAACATATTAATATTGGCGATTTATTCCGGGAAGAAGTTCATAAACAAACGGAACTCGGGAAAAAAGTGCAGGCAATTATTGCCAAAGGTGAACTGGTTCAGGACGAACTGGTATTTGAAATTGTAAATGCTTCTTTAACAGCTGATTGTGCTGGTGTAGTTTTTGACGGTTTTCCCCGCACTTTGGCACAGGCGGAATATCTGTTAAAAAATTATAATGTGAGAAGAGTTTACTATTTGGAACTAAACGAAGAAGAAGCAATTGCCCGCATTGAAGCCCGCCGTCTTTGCAGTTCTTGTGGCGAGACCTATAATATTTTAAGCAAAAAACCAAAGCAGGAAGGGATTTGTGATAAATGCGGTTCCCCCTTAGTTCAGCGCACTGATGATTCCGGAGAAGCGATTCGGGAACGAGTTAAGGCATTTTATGAACAGACCTTCGCGTTGAAGGAATATTTTGCAGAAAAGGGTTTGCTGAAAGAAATATCTGCCCGCAAATCAATTGAAGAGATTCAACAGGAAATAATAAACGACCTGAAAACAAGGTAA